CGCCTGCACCCGGTCAAGCTGGTCCAGGGCCTGGCCGCGACCGTGGAGGCCCTGGGCGTCACCATCCACGAGTCGACGCCGGTAACGGAGATCAACCCAAAACACGCGATCACCCCGTACGGAACGGTCCGCGCCCCCTACATCCTGCGCTGCACGGAGGGCTTCACGGCGTCCCTGAAGGGCCAACGCCGCACGTGGCTCCCCATGAACTCATCGATGATCGCCACAGCACCCCTGACCGAAGCCCAGTGGGCGGCGATCGGCTGGGAAGGCCGGGAAACACTCGGCGACATGGCGCACGCGTACATGTACGCCCAGCGCACCGCCGACGGCCGCATCGCGCTCGGCGGCCGCGGCGTCCCGTACCGCTACGGCTCGAAGACCGACAACGACGGCCGCACCCAGCCCGCCACGATCGACGCACTCCGCGCGATCCTCACCCGCTTCTTCCCCCAGCTCACCGGCGTCGGCATCGCCCACGCCTGGTCCGGCGTCCTCGGCGTCCCGCGCGACTGGTGCGCCACGGTCACCCTGGACCGCGCCACGGGCCTCGGCTGGGCGGGCGGCTACGTGGGCTCGGGCGTCGCCACGACCAACCTGGCCGCCCGCACCCTGCGCGACCTGGTCCAACAGGACTCGGGCCAGGCGGGCCCCACAGACCTCACCACGCTCCCCTGGGTCAACCACAAGGTCCGCCGCTGGGAACCGGAACCGCTCCGCTGGCTCGGAGTCCACGCGATGTACGCGACGTACAACGCGGCCGACATCCGCGAACAGACCACCCACACGGCGGAGTCCTCGCGCCTGGCCCAATGGGCGGACAGGGTGGCGGGCCGCCACTGAAAGAGAGAGCCCCCTGTCGGATTCGAACCGACGACCTACGCATTACAAGTGCGTTGCTCTGGCCATCTGAGCTAAGGAGGCACACCGCACGCCCGGCGCAGCCGCACGTGCCCGTGCAGTGTAACCAACACCGCCCCCACCCCCGTCGAAAATTTCCTCGAAGGTCACAGCGCCGCGACTGCTGACAGACCGCTGACCCCCGGGGTACGGTCACGAGCAGTTCACTCAGGTGGACTACACCACTCCCTCTACTCGGATCGTCCGGCACGTTCCTGCCGGTGAAGGGGGCCCTCACCATGGCCACTGTTACGTTCGACAAGGCGACCCGCATCTACCCGGGTGGCGACAAGCCCGCCGTGGACGGTCTCGACATCGAGATCGAGGACGGCGAGTTCCTCGTCCTCGTCGGCCCGTCCGGCTGCGGCAAGTCCACCTCGCTCCGCATGCTCGCGGGGCTCGAGGACGTGAACGCCGGCGCCATCCGCATCGGTGACCGCGACGTCACGCACCTGCCGCCGAAGGACCGGGACATCGCCATGGTGTTCCAGAACTACGCGCTGTACCCGCACATGACCGTCGCCGACAACATGGGCTTCGCCCTGAAGATCGCCGGTGTGAACAAGGCGGAGATCCGGCAGAAGGTCGAGGACGCCGCCAAGATCCTCGACCTCACCGAGTACCTCGGCCGCAAGCCGAAGGCCCTGTCGGGTGGTCAGCGTCAGCGTGTCGCCATGGGGCGCGCCATCGTGCGTGAGCCGCAGGTCTTCCTCATGGACGAGCCGCTCTCCAACCTCGACGCCAAGCTGCGTGTGTCGACGCGTACGCAGATCGCGAGCCTCCAGCGCCGACTCGGCATCACCACCGTGTACGTCACGCACGACCAGGTCGAGGCCATGACCATGGGCGACCGGGTGGCCGTACTGAAGGACGGGCTCCTCCAGCAGGTGGACAGCCCCCGCAACATGTACGACCGCCCCGCCAACCTCTTCGTCGCCGGGTTCATCGGCTCCCCCGCCATGAACCTCGTCGAGGTCCCGATCACCGATGGCGGTGTGAAGTTCGGGAACAGCGTGGTGCCCGTCAACCGGGAGGCCCTCAGCGCCGCCGCCGACCGCGGGGACCGTACCGTCACCGTCGGCGTCCGGCCCGAGCACTTCGACATCGTCGAGCAGAACGGCGCCGCCGCGAAGTCCCTCACGAAGGAGACCGAGGACGCTCCGGCCGGCCTCGCCGTCTCCGTGAACGTCGTCGAGGAGCTCGGCGCCGACGGCT
The sequence above is a segment of the Streptomyces sp. Je 1-369 genome. Coding sequences within it:
- a CDS encoding NAD(P)/FAD-dependent oxidoreductase; its protein translation is MSSANANNTHHGPGTVNGGISFWYADHGLPAAREPLTSDATADVCIVGGGYTGLWTAYYLKKAAPFLRVTVLEQKFCGYGASGRNGGWLYNGIAGRDRYAKLHGHEAAVRLQRAMNETVTEVIRVANEESIDADIHHGGVLEIAHTPAQLARLKAFHDTELSYGEKDRTLHGARETAERVRVAGAVGSTWTPHGARLHPVKLVQGLAATVEALGVTIHESTPVTEINPKHAITPYGTVRAPYILRCTEGFTASLKGQRRTWLPMNSSMIATAPLTEAQWAAIGWEGRETLGDMAHAYMYAQRTADGRIALGGRGVPYRYGSKTDNDGRTQPATIDALRAILTRFFPQLTGVGIAHAWSGVLGVPRDWCATVTLDRATGLGWAGGYVGSGVATTNLAARTLRDLVQQDSGQAGPTDLTTLPWVNHKVRRWEPEPLRWLGVHAMYATYNAADIREQTTHTAESSRLAQWADRVAGRH
- a CDS encoding ABC transporter ATP-binding protein, giving the protein MATVTFDKATRIYPGGDKPAVDGLDIEIEDGEFLVLVGPSGCGKSTSLRMLAGLEDVNAGAIRIGDRDVTHLPPKDRDIAMVFQNYALYPHMTVADNMGFALKIAGVNKAEIRQKVEDAAKILDLTEYLGRKPKALSGGQRQRVAMGRAIVREPQVFLMDEPLSNLDAKLRVSTRTQIASLQRRLGITTVYVTHDQVEAMTMGDRVAVLKDGLLQQVDSPRNMYDRPANLFVAGFIGSPAMNLVEVPITDGGVKFGNSVVPVNREALSAAADRGDRTVTVGVRPEHFDIVEQNGAAAKSLTKETEDAPAGLAVSVNVVEELGADGYVYGTAEVGGEQKDLVVRVNGRQVPDKGAQLHVVPRPGETHVFSTSTGERLSD